The following proteins are encoded in a genomic region of Amphiura filiformis chromosome 18, Afil_fr2py, whole genome shotgun sequence:
- the LOC140138720 gene encoding uncharacterized protein isoform X1 encodes MVLYRIDDRQQEIFVAVSRFPGIFSQELLNSFSYDKKQKIDVSQLVNYCLLKRFKSAVGDTRYTMHPIIRKFALLVTHELPEWRVTSPLYLAVSYHTKMSMLYQSYPNGDLKRMLNLSLSGEVLDVSFINKRFKEFEGKYKEAFICFNDDHHIGVTYGIFATLYYRAQDYERAIQMRTKQLKIFRSLYGDHKRTANVLEEISKVYESLKSAGSLVTAIKYMNQSYFMRKSISSQTPISTVVSLGDLLLQSGSLDDGITMLHDLLNELRSANETLDLQKTPLEAKYYLPMMSDMMFYACLMYEKLGIGKRTLDLLLEAINTRQTPGVIPHLDETPRRKEVVEQHLQTSNMAIKAARLLSREERDDRQSLNKSIQYYMIALQIQETLNGNDSINVADILFEIGFVYGRMQKYSEAVLVFNRSLSTMMTSAENSHLDIAYLSYLVGELCYMKNRYQESIKPLKISMDILLDFDSPNMDKNAQHLEQAVALLTIIYFQTGQCDNLLELLGTIAQNSAKIKLFGVVGKVIISINIVKIVVFFLAIVQFLLTTKLYIRTCQMRRKLELDLMTITSRKYYDVICFSDLETLPTSRKCYKPQLGLLLGKIVQYLKKIMMLTLTIAITISVFTPVLFLITTIMALRITQMIRELLELLNENHK; translated from the coding sequence ATGGTACTGTATCGCATCGATGACAGGCAACAAGAAATATTTGTAGCAGTATCGAGGTTCCCAGGGATTTTTTCGCAAGAATTATTGAACTCCTTTTCTTATGACAAGAAGCAAAAGATTGATGTGAGTCAGCTGGTAAACTATTGTCTACTGAAACGCTTTAAATCTGCTGTAGGAGATACTAGGTATACCATGCATCCAATTATACGAAAATTTGCTTTACTTGTAACTCATGAACTTCCAGAGTGGCGAGTTACTTCCCCGTTGTATCTAGCCGTATCATATCACACTAAAATGAGCATGTTATATCAGTCATATCCTAATGGTGATTTAAAAAGAATGCTTAACCTGTCTCTATCGGGAGAGGTGTTAGATGTGTCTTTTATTAACAAACGCTTTAAGGAATTTGAAGGCAAGTATAAAGAAGCATTCATTTGCTTCAATGACGATCACCACATAGGTGttacatatggtatatttgcaacatTATATTACAGGGCTCAAGATTATGAACGTGCAATTCAAATGCGTACTAAacaattgaaaatatttagatCTCTGTATGGTGATCATAAAAGGACGGCAAATGTACTAGAAGAAATTTCTAAGGTTTATGAGTCATTGAAATCAGCAGGAAGTTTAGTTACGGCCATCAAATACATGAACCAGTCATATTTCATGCGTAAATCAATAtcgtcacaaacacccatttcaaCAGTTGTATCGTTGGGAGATTTGTTGCTGCAATCTGGGTCACTTGATGACGGCATCACTATGCTCCATGATCTGTTGAACGAGTTGCGATCTGCAAATGAAACACTGGATTTGCAGAAGACGCCACTAGAAGCAAAATATTATCTCCCAATGATGAGTGACATGATGTTTTATGCGTGCCTTATGTATGAAAAATTAGGCATTGGGAAACGCACATTGGACTTGCTTTTGGAAGCGATCAACACGAGACAAACACCGGGCGTTATACCGCACCTTGATGAAACACCAAGACGTAAAGAGGTCGTGGAACAACACTTACAAACTTCAAACATGGCAATTAAAGCAGCAAGGCTTCTGAGCAGGGAAGAAAGAGATGATCGGCAATCACTCAACAAAAGCATTCAATACTACATGATAGCTTTGCAAATACAAGAGACTTTAAACGGAAATGATTCCATTAATGTAGCAGACATATTATTCGAGATAGGCTTTGTGTACGgaagaatgcaaaaatattcagaaGCTGTACTAGTATTCAATAGGTCTCTTTCAACTATGATGACTTCCGCTGAAAATTCGCACTTGGATATAGCGTATTTATCATATCTCGTTGGTGAACTTTGTTACATGAAAAATCGATATCAAGAAAGCATAAAACCTCTGAAAATATCAATGGATATATTGCTTGATTTTGATTCTCCTAACATGGATAAGAACGCACAACATTTAGAGCAGGCTGTTGCTTTATTGACTATTATTTATTTCCAAACAGGACAATGTGACAACTTATTGGAACTTTTGGGTACAATAGCACAAAATTCAGCAAAAATCAAGTTATTCGGCGTAGTCGGCAAAGTGATAATTTCGATTAATATTGTGAAAATCGTCGTATTCTTTCTAGCAATTGTACAATTTCTTTTAACAACAAAACTATATATTCGAACATGTCAAATGAGGCGCAAACTGGAACTGGACCTGATGACAATCACAAGTAGAAAGTATTATGACGTTATTTGTTTCTCAGACCTGGAAACCCTACCAACCAGTCGGAAATGTTACAAGCCTCAATTGGGTCTACTATTGGGTAAAAtagtacaatatttaaaaaaaatcatgatgTTAACTTTGACTATTGCGATAACCATCTCAGTCTTTACACCTGTGCTATTCCTTATAACAACAATCATGGCATTGCGAATTACTCAAATGATTCGCGAACTGCTAGAACTATTAAATGAAAATCATAAATAG
- the LOC140138720 gene encoding uncharacterized protein isoform X2, protein MAGINNQYANTLNEILHDVVGTALRGLFTTEWKKPYPATPWTDDQSSLHAFESREKNGQHWKSNKKRIPSTGDCNQWDLTKLFFALLYSHTLDLKSRDPNAYNYVDNLRQIRNKRAHSNSSSLNKADFEIHYNDITNNLQSLGFTDAIQLMEKVKNDEKVATQKQLRYLDKRVTYMFILTIRTIGIVVVSAIVPSLVWPSISNVSEKLSRQTYFPEALKPKYFQCRDNEIATITDCFINGSFPVASITGFPAVGKTSLSIAVGQHLRDNHGFQIAFVELRGINIYTNSGKDILTAKIISALGLDSALLVGADVKDVLRHCCYKCKTLIILDNVEDVLISQMKESFLELIKDIVSVNDIKVLCTSRKRFDVIGTSIYQAIRIRI, encoded by the coding sequence ATGGCGGGTATCAACAACCAGTACGCTAATACACTTAATGAAATTTTGCATGACGTTGTAGGCACTGCTCTCCGTGGTCTATTCACAACTGAATGGAAGAAACCTTACCCTGCAACTCCTTGGACAGATGATCAaagtagcttacatgcttttgaatcCAGGGAAAAGAATGGGCAACACTGGAAATCAAATAAGAAGAGAATACCTTCTACCGGAGATTGCAATCAATGGGATCTCACCAAACTATTCTTTGCTCTTCTGTATTCACACACACTTGATTTGAAGTCACGAGATCCTAACGCGTACAACTATGTTgataatttaagacaaattagaAACAAACGAGCACATTCAAACAGTTCAAGTCTAAATAAGGCAGATTTTGAAATCCACTATAACGACATCACGAATAACTTGCAGTCATTAGGTTTCACAGATGCCATACAACTAATGGAGAAGGTTAAGAATGACGAAAAAGTTGCAACGCAGAAACAACTCCGTTATTTAGACAAAAGGGTAACGTATATGTTTATCCTAACAATCAGGACAATAGGTATAGTTGTCGTGAGTGCTATTGTACCTTCTCTGGTATGGCCTTCAATCAGTAATGTATCAGAGAAGCTTTCGCGTCAGACATACTTCCCTGAAGCGCTTAAACCAAAGTACTTTCAATGTCGGGACAATGAAATCGCCACTATAACGGATTGCTTCATTAATGGGTCGTTTCCGGTTGCGAGTATCACTGGTTTTCCGGCTGTTGGCAAGACCTCGCTATCTATAGCTGTTGGACAACACCTTCGAGATAACCATGGCTTCCAAATCGCATTTGTAGAACTACGAGGGATAAATATCTACACCAACTCTGGTAAAGATATTCTGACTGCAAAAATAATATCAGCATTAGGACTGGATTCTGCCTTATTGGTAGGTGCAGATGTAAAGGATGTATTACGACATTGCTGTTACAAGTGCAAAACGCTCATCATTCTAGACAACGTTGAGGATGTGTTAATATCTCAGATGAAAGAAAGCTTTCTTGAACTTATCAAGGACATAGTGAGCGTAAACGATATCAAGGTGTTGTGTACATCTAGGAAACGGTTTGATGTTATCGGAACAAGTATATACCAGGCTATCCGGATCCGGATATAA
- the LOC140139487 gene encoding fucose-1-phosphate guanylyltransferase-like, with amino-acid sequence MASISGLIAEATLSKLRSYDNIRGKPPTFPFWDLVVLSALDEDQRVAFQMQIDVKIKRKELPLNVTYLTFTDPGTAKIGGGGALMDSLTELTKMYGEKLLRMKVLIIPAGGYSQRLPSASLLGKIFTALPLGHPMYDLLDAKLASLIDFPARMDCGVFLSCADTVELYHCQDQTWQFPSVGITAQGHPSPIKIGTAHGVFIMSSQQKECIPQFEVVQCWEFLHKKSEKELRQNGACLHPTFADVHGVESDMILTDSGYFMDFTTANKLIDFYQSEAPLQCEIDCHGDVLQPLGPQATSDYITDTSNVCKETSDLTQMRLKVFNLLKGTSLNVLLQSHSQFFHLGTTSEYIDHLCGKSELAVGLGFKSNTFNKCSTSNVNNACLSQQKQVACVMHSIVSGQFDWSHRCIVEYCHIQGSVIIQDNCIISNCCINQQGSAPYTIPPSSYLHTACVKGHSKYVTFVFDVCDNMKQSASPGDAGNLMWLGQTFEEIFGDILFKACDEIFPKVEDGKYSLWHAKLFRPAQSLEKAFDEAMILLNSVHDGKVTLNFQGCLSMADMLKQKDVAAMIEYRRVLYETIKD; translated from the exons ATGGCTTCCATTTCTGGACTCATTGCTGAAGCTACTCTCAGCAAATTACGAAGTTATGACAACATCAGAG GCAAGCCACCTACATTTCCGTTCTGGGATCTAGTTGTACTGAGCGCATTAGATGAAGATCAAAGAGTAGCCTTCCAGATGCAGATAGATGTGAAGATAAAGAGAAAGGAATTACCTCTCAACGTGACCTATCTCACCTTTACTGAtcctggaacagccaaaatag GTGGGGGTGGCGCTCTAATGGACAGCCTGACAGAACTAACGAAAATGTATGGAGAGAAACTGCTGAGAATGAAGGTCCTAATCATTCCTGCTGGAGGGTATAGTCAACGCCTTCCAAGCGCTAGTCTCTTGGGAAAAATCTTCACTGCACTACCACTAGGTCATCCTATGTATGATCTGCTGGATGCTAAACTAGCTTCACTCATTGACTTCCCTGCTAGGATGGATTGCGGTGTGTTCCTGTCTTGTGCAGACACGGTTGAGTTATATCATTGTCAAGATCAAACCTGGCAGTTTCCTTCTGTGGGTATCACAGCCCAGGGGCACCCATCACCAATTAAAATTGGTACCGCGCATGGTGTCTTTATAATGTCATCACAGCAGAAAGAGTGTATCCCACAGTTTGAAGTGGTTCAGTGTTGGGAATTTCTTCATAAGAAATCGGAGAAAGAGCTACGGCAAAACGGAGCTTGCTTACACCCAACATTTGCAGATGTCCATGGAGTCGAGAGTGACATGATTCTTACTGATAGTGGTTACTTCATGGATTTCACAACAGCTAATAAACTAATTGATTTTTATCAATCAGAGGCGCCGCTACAATGTGAAATAGATTGCCATGGCGATGTTCTACAGCCTTTGGGACCGCAAGCAACTAGTGACTACATCACCGATACATCCAATGTATGCAAGGAGACCTCAGATCTGACACAAATGCGTCTTAAGGTGTTTAATCTTTTGAAAGGTACATCACTAAATGTCCTCCTTCAGAGTCACTCACAATTCTTTCATTTGGGTACGACTTCAGAATATATTGACCACTTATGTGGGAAGTCAGAGTTAGCAGTGGGTCTTGGGTTCAAATCCAACACTTTCAACAAATGTAGTACAAGCAATGTAAACAACGCCTGCCTTTCTCAACAGAAACAAGTAGCCTGTGTAATGCACAGTATTGTATCAGGACAATTTGATTGGTCCCATAGATGTATTGTAGAGTATTGTCATATACAAGGCAGTGTGATAATCCAAGATAATTGTATCATTAGCAATTGCTGCATCAATCAACAAGGAAGTGCTCCATACACCATCCCACCAAGCAGCTATCTCCACACAGCTtgtgtcaaaggtcacagcaagtaTGTCACATTTGTATTTGATGTGTGCGACAACATGAAACAATCTGCTTCTCCTGGTGATGCTGGAAATCTAATGTGGTTAGGTCAAACATTTGAGGAAATCTTTGGTGATATTCTCTTTAAAGCTTGCGATGAAATATTCCCTAAAGTGGAAGATGGAAAATACAGCTTGTGGCATGCTAAGCTGTTTAGACCAGCACAGAGTTTGGAGAAAGCCTTTGATGAAGCTATGATTTTGTTGAATAGCGTTCACGATGGCAAGGTAACTTTGAATTTCCAGGGATGCTTATCAATGGCTGATATGTTAAAACAGAAAGATGTTGCTGCCATGATTGAGTATAGGAGGGTATTGTATGAAACCATCAAAGATTAA